The genomic window TAATTATAACTTTTCACaagtacatatatatatttatatatatgtgtataatattttcaagtgaataaatatataaatttatatatcttaagaataaaaaaaaaaaaaaaactccatattatataatcatgtaaaaggaatatatatattttttatatactataaatgtgttttttttttttttaaaatatatctgtttaaaaaacaaaatatttgtgaaattatatatatgaatatattttcttagtttttttttttttttttttttttttttgttgtaaTATGGATTCGTCTTATAGAAAATTAAGGACTGTTGAATTGCAGAAAAGAAAAGTAACTCAATCAAAAAATGCACCAAATTCGATAGAAAGGAAATTAGGAAATATTTATGCGGTAtgttcataaaaaattttaaatattattggggaaatataacataatattcataacattgtgtataaataaatatacatatatatatatatatatatatatatatgtctatatattatttatttattttttttttttaaagcCGAAAGATTTTGATGAAGATTCAACTATAGTTGTTTGTAATTTCCCTCAAAAAACTACCATAAGTGAATGTAAAAATTTTATGCAATGGATAGGACCTGTTATAAAAGTTGAGAAAATACCATCATTTATacaagaaaataattatctCGTTGTTTTTTGTAACCCTTATTTTGCAAAGGTAATAATAAGATATCATTTGgaaaatttataattatgtcCTATACTATTAgttttcatatatttatatgaagTCATATTCTAAAGTTATAA from Plasmodium gaboni strain SY75 chromosome Unknown, whole genome shotgun sequence includes these protein-coding regions:
- a CDS encoding hypothetical protein (conserved Plasmodium protein, unknown function): MDSSYRKLRTVELQKRKVTQSKNAPNSIERKLGNIYAPKDFDEDSTIVVCNFPQKTTISECKNFMQWIGPVIKVEKIPSFIQENNYLVVFCNPYFAKAALEIPLFYENKTKLFTRAVEKRETLWQNINDMITTNMNFFS